The Nomascus leucogenys isolate Asia chromosome 23, Asia_NLE_v1, whole genome shotgun sequence genome includes a window with the following:
- the CD9 gene encoding CD9 antigen isoform X2, whose translation MMLVGFLGCCGAVQESQCMLGLFFGFLLVIFAIEIAAAIWGYSHKDEVIKEVQEFYKDTYNKLKTKDEPQRETLKAIHYALNCCGLAGGVEQFISDICPKKDVLETFTVKSCPDAIKEVFDNKFHIIGAVGIGIAVVMIFGMIFSMILCCAIRRNREMV comes from the exons ATGATGCTGGTGGGCTTCCTGGGCTGCTGCGGGGCTGTGCAGGAGTCCCAGTGCATGCTGGGACTG TTCTTCGGCTTCCTCTTGGTGATATTTGCCATTGAAATAGCTGCGGCCATCTGGGGATATTCCCACAAGGATGAG GTGATTAAGGAAGTCCAGGAGTTTTACAAGGACACCTACAACAAGCTGAAAACCAAGGATGAGCCCCAGCGGGAAACGCTGAAAGCCATCCACTATGCG TTGAACTGCTGTGGTTTGGCTGGGGGCGTGGAACAGTTTATCTCAGACATCTGCCCCAAGAAGGACGTACTCGAAACCTTCACCGTGAAG TCCTGTCCTGATGCCATCAAAGAGGTCTTCGACAATAAATTCCACATCATCGGCGCAGTGGGCATCGGCATTGCCGTGGTCATG ATATTTGGCATGATCTTCAGTATGATCTTGTGCTGTGCTATCCGCAGGAACCGCGAGATGGTCTAG